The Halorhabdus sp. BNX81 genome includes a region encoding these proteins:
- a CDS encoding glycoside hydrolase family 3 N-terminal domain-containing protein, producing MTIEEKVAQLGSANPSHFIEDETLERDGVEAQLRDGIGHLTRTAGEGDLDPKRAALLTNQLQEYLIEETRLGIPAIPHEECLSGYMGPQGTVFPQMIGMASTWSPQLLESVTGVVRTQLQAIGAVHGLSPVLDVARDLRWGRVEETFGEDPQLVAAMARAYVSGLQATDTVRGDGRDVHATLKHFAGHAMGEGGKNRSSVQLGERELREVHLYPYEAVIRNGDAASIMNAYHDIDGVPCASSEWLLTDVLRGEWGFEGPVISDYGSVALLDGEHGVAANKREAGVAALEAGLDVELPNTDCYGDPLLEAFEAGEVSEATIDTAVGRVLRAKIETGVLDDPFVDPEAAPQAFNTDEQARLAQKAARKSITLLENDGLLPLGGDLDTVALLGPKADDDQELLGDYAYPAHFNQEETDFEATTPRDALETRGIDAGFAVEYVEGCTTSGPSTEQFEMAAEAATDADVAIACVGARSAVDLSDDDLAHRNQSMIPTSGEGSDVTDLGLPGVQADLLDRLTETETPVIVVLVSGKPHAIPEIAETVSSLLHAWLPGEEGGNGIVDVLFGDHNPSGHLPLSIPKSVGQQPVYYSRKPNSANEEHVYDDGEPLYPFGYGLSYTDFEYGDLELDAETVAPMGTLTATITVTNAGDVAGDDVVQLYQHAENPNQARPVQELLGFERVHLEPGESKRVSFEIDMTRLAYHDLAMSLVVEEGPYELRVGTSAADIVDTAAFDVTDTKAVPRSARSYLTQTSIEPIS from the coding sequence ATGACCATCGAGGAGAAGGTTGCACAACTCGGCTCGGCCAATCCGTCGCATTTCATCGAGGACGAAACGCTCGAGAGAGACGGCGTCGAAGCACAGCTGCGCGACGGGATCGGTCATCTCACCCGCACTGCCGGCGAGGGCGATCTCGATCCGAAACGGGCCGCGCTACTCACGAACCAACTCCAGGAGTACCTCATCGAGGAAACGCGGCTCGGGATTCCGGCGATTCCACACGAGGAGTGCCTGAGCGGCTACATGGGTCCCCAGGGAACCGTCTTCCCGCAGATGATCGGCATGGCGAGCACGTGGTCGCCGCAACTGCTCGAATCGGTCACCGGCGTGGTCCGAACCCAGCTGCAGGCGATCGGTGCGGTCCACGGGCTTTCGCCGGTGCTCGACGTCGCGCGCGACCTCCGCTGGGGCCGCGTCGAGGAGACGTTCGGCGAAGACCCCCAGCTCGTGGCAGCGATGGCGCGTGCCTACGTTTCGGGATTACAGGCCACGGACACCGTTCGGGGAGACGGTCGTGACGTCCACGCCACACTCAAGCACTTTGCTGGCCACGCAATGGGGGAAGGCGGCAAGAACCGCTCGTCGGTCCAGCTCGGTGAGCGTGAACTCCGGGAGGTCCACCTTTACCCCTACGAGGCGGTGATCCGGAACGGCGACGCCGCCTCGATCATGAACGCGTATCACGACATCGACGGCGTCCCCTGTGCCAGTTCCGAGTGGCTCCTGACGGACGTCCTCCGGGGAGAGTGGGGATTCGAGGGGCCAGTCATCTCGGACTACGGCAGCGTCGCTCTGCTCGATGGCGAACATGGCGTCGCCGCCAACAAACGCGAGGCCGGCGTGGCCGCACTGGAGGCCGGTCTCGATGTCGAGTTGCCAAATACCGACTGCTACGGTGACCCACTGCTCGAAGCGTTCGAGGCGGGAGAGGTAAGCGAAGCGACGATCGACACCGCCGTCGGTCGCGTCCTCCGGGCGAAGATCGAAACCGGGGTGCTCGATGATCCGTTCGTCGATCCCGAAGCTGCCCCGCAAGCCTTCAACACCGACGAACAAGCCAGACTTGCCCAGAAGGCGGCCCGTAAGTCGATCACGCTGCTGGAAAACGATGGGCTGCTTCCGTTGGGAGGCGACCTCGACACGGTCGCCCTCCTCGGCCCGAAGGCCGACGACGATCAGGAACTCCTAGGTGATTACGCATACCCCGCGCACTTCAATCAGGAAGAAACCGACTTCGAGGCGACGACGCCACGTGACGCCCTCGAAACGCGCGGTATAGACGCTGGGTTCGCCGTCGAATACGTCGAAGGCTGTACCACGTCCGGCCCCTCGACCGAGCAGTTCGAGATGGCTGCCGAGGCAGCCACGGATGCGGACGTGGCGATCGCCTGCGTCGGCGCACGCTCGGCCGTCGATCTCTCCGACGACGATCTCGCGCACCGCAACCAGTCGATGATCCCGACCAGCGGTGAGGGGAGCGACGTCACCGATCTCGGGCTGCCGGGCGTGCAGGCGGACCTGCTCGACCGCCTCACCGAGACGGAGACGCCGGTGATCGTCGTGCTGGTCAGCGGCAAACCCCACGCGATCCCGGAGATTGCCGAGACAGTCTCATCCCTGCTTCACGCGTGGCTACCCGGCGAGGAGGGCGGCAACGGAATCGTGGACGTGCTGTTCGGCGACCACAATCCGAGCGGACACCTGCCACTTTCGATCCCTAAATCCGTCGGGCAGCAGCCAGTCTACTACAGCCGCAAACCCAATTCCGCGAACGAGGAGCACGTCTACGACGATGGCGAGCCGCTGTATCCGTTCGGCTACGGGCTGAGTTACACCGACTTCGAGTACGGCGATCTCGAACTCGACGCCGAGACGGTCGCGCCGATGGGGACACTTACTGCGACTATCACAGTTACGAATGCAGGTGACGTCGCCGGTGACGACGTCGTCCAGCTCTACCAGCACGCCGAGAACCCGAACCAGGCCCGTCCCGTCCAGGAACTGCTCGGCTTCGAGCGCGTGCATCTCGAACCCGGCGAGTCAAAGCGCGTCAGCTTCGAAATCGACATGACTCGGCTTGCCTACCACGATTTGGCCATGAGCCTCGTCGTCGAAGAGGGGCCATACGAACTCCGCGTCGGCACATCCGCGGCCGATATCGTCGACACTGCTGCGTTCGACGTGACGGACACGAAGGCCGTACCGCGCTCCGCTCGCTCGTACCTCACCCAAACCAGTATCGAGCCGATCAGCTAG
- a CDS encoding tagaturonate epimerase family protein, translating into MATEDFQAALPPDVTVYERSVYSEGDSTFALVNDADGIRRLYVEGPAATDFDGGTVQGDGQVFPLTYGNATALADVFPWLEPTTAGRQSAFGFGDRIGLATPGHVRAVRDSGLVPVFAQQSIREMDRTGRSPKDVLATAIFGVFEEGYEGGFVADADHLMAREDVERTAGVGFTMFTCDPSEHVVADADSMSEAAVEDAFADLDDSEAILDRYAGETFEAETDGYTWSDSFSEIELKRAAVKYYAAIEFAEKLYGWVEAAVDGDFDFEVSVDETETPTTHLEHALIASELDRRGVEVTSLAPRFVGSLEKGIDYIGDRDEFEEHLRGHVAIAETYGPYRLSLHSGSDKFSIYPFFEKYASDYQHVKTAGTSYLEAIRVVAEHDPDLYREIHAFALERFEEDKATYHVNTDLSNVPDIDDLADDELPTILEGDDGRQLLHITYGSVLSATDENGEFRFKDDLLATLREYEDDHYAFLEEHLGHHVDLLTGEIED; encoded by the coding sequence ATGGCGACCGAAGACTTCCAGGCGGCGTTACCCCCGGACGTGACTGTCTACGAACGATCGGTCTACAGCGAGGGGGACTCGACGTTCGCCCTCGTCAACGATGCGGACGGCATCCGCCGTCTCTACGTCGAGGGACCGGCGGCCACGGACTTCGACGGTGGCACAGTCCAGGGCGACGGCCAGGTCTTCCCGCTGACCTACGGGAACGCGACGGCGCTGGCCGATGTCTTCCCCTGGCTCGAACCGACAACCGCCGGTCGGCAGTCGGCCTTCGGCTTCGGCGACCGGATCGGTCTGGCGACGCCGGGCCACGTCCGCGCCGTGCGTGACTCTGGCCTCGTCCCGGTGTTCGCCCAGCAGTCGATCCGCGAGATGGATCGAACCGGGCGCTCGCCTAAGGACGTCCTCGCGACGGCAATCTTCGGCGTCTTCGAAGAGGGCTACGAGGGCGGATTCGTCGCCGACGCCGACCACCTCATGGCCCGCGAGGACGTCGAACGCACGGCCGGGGTCGGCTTCACGATGTTCACCTGCGATCCGAGCGAGCACGTCGTCGCCGACGCGGACTCGATGAGCGAGGCTGCAGTCGAGGATGCCTTCGCCGACCTCGACGACAGCGAGGCGATCCTTGATCGCTACGCTGGGGAGACCTTCGAGGCCGAGACTGACGGGTACACCTGGTCGGACTCCTTCTCTGAGATCGAACTCAAGCGGGCGGCGGTGAAGTATTACGCGGCCATCGAGTTTGCCGAGAAGCTCTATGGCTGGGTCGAAGCGGCGGTCGACGGCGACTTCGACTTCGAGGTCTCCGTCGACGAGACCGAGACGCCGACGACTCACCTCGAACACGCCCTCATCGCTAGCGAACTCGACCGCCGCGGCGTCGAGGTGACCAGCCTCGCCCCGCGGTTCGTCGGCTCCCTGGAGAAGGGCATCGACTACATCGGCGACCGCGACGAGTTCGAGGAACATCTCAGGGGACACGTCGCGATCGCCGAGACCTACGGCCCCTACCGCCTTTCGCTGCACTCGGGGTCGGACAAGTTCAGCATCTACCCCTTCTTTGAGAAGTACGCCAGCGACTACCAGCACGTCAAGACCGCCGGGACGAGCTATCTCGAGGCGATCCGCGTCGTCGCCGAGCACGATCCCGATCTCTATCGGGAGATTCACGCGTTCGCCCTCGAACGCTTCGAGGAGGACAAGGCCACCTACCACGTCAACACCGACCTCTCGAACGTGCCGGACATCGACGACCTGGCGGACGACGAACTCCCCACGATCCTCGAGGGCGACGACGGCCGACAGCTGCTACACATCACCTACGGCTCGGTGCTGTCAGCCACGGATGAAAACGGGGAGTTCCGGTTCAAAGACGACCTGCTGGCGACGCTTCGCGAATACGAGGACGATCACTACGCGTTTCTCGAAGAGCACCTCGGTCACCACGTCGATCTGTTGACCGGCGAGATCGAGGACTGA
- a CDS encoding tyrosine-type recombinase/integrase: MSAGTAIPEEVEDPIEYFLTDITYQGKSQRTSDAYERVLRDFEASLRENGEKPLAVASHRDCMAWIHSQREELSESTVATYASYLHRFYAYMTQIGVFDSNPMAIVVEEMDERIDADPARRDVSIPEMQGFVSGIDHPLDRAVIVTLLKTGMRVGELCNLDQRDLHLSDDPRESVTTRPALDGRPDSLFVASEPSRGATVNGEQRAASNKRRRDTVVPVDDDLAETLRAWLDVRPDPVSSARPLFTSTTDNWGQRITTDGVRHIVTSHASEHGWYDNGGGVEENVTPHYFRHFFTTHLRDRTGDRGIVKYLRGDVAQDIIDTYTHDWGDRVRDVYENHIYQLPVAAYCTMPET; the protein is encoded by the coding sequence ATGAGTGCCGGTACTGCCATCCCAGAGGAGGTTGAAGATCCGATCGAGTACTTCCTGACGGATATTACCTACCAGGGAAAGAGCCAGCGGACGAGTGACGCTTACGAACGGGTCCTCAGGGACTTCGAAGCATCACTCCGTGAGAACGGCGAGAAGCCCCTCGCTGTGGCCTCACATCGTGATTGTATGGCGTGGATCCATTCCCAGCGAGAAGAACTCTCAGAGAGCACTGTGGCCACGTACGCGTCCTATCTACACCGATTTTACGCCTATATGACCCAGATCGGCGTCTTCGATTCGAATCCGATGGCGATCGTCGTCGAAGAGATGGACGAACGGATCGACGCTGATCCGGCTCGTCGCGACGTTTCGATCCCGGAAATGCAGGGCTTCGTCTCCGGAATCGATCATCCGCTGGACCGTGCGGTAATCGTCACGTTGCTGAAGACCGGGATGCGAGTCGGCGAGCTGTGTAATCTCGATCAGCGCGACCTCCATCTGTCCGATGATCCCCGCGAATCGGTAACGACACGACCCGCCCTCGATGGGCGACCCGACTCACTGTTCGTCGCAAGTGAGCCCTCCCGGGGTGCAACAGTGAATGGCGAGCAGCGGGCTGCCTCGAACAAGCGCCGGCGAGACACAGTCGTTCCTGTCGATGACGATCTGGCCGAGACGCTCCGGGCCTGGCTGGATGTTCGTCCTGACCCGGTTTCGTCCGCGCGTCCGCTGTTTACCAGTACGACGGACAACTGGGGCCAGCGGATCACGACTGATGGGGTACGTCACATCGTCACCAGCCACGCAAGTGAGCATGGGTGGTACGACAACGGTGGCGGTGTCGAGGAAAACGTCACTCCACATTACTTCCGGCACTTCTTCACCACACACCTTCGAGATCGAACCGGTGACCGTGGGATCGTGAAGTATCTGCGCGGTGACGTCGCCCAGGATATCATCGATACGTACACCCACGATTGGGGAGATCGGGTTCGTGACGTATACGAAAATCACATTTATCAGCTTCCGGTGGCTGCATATTGTACGATGCCAGAGACATAA
- the uxaC gene encoding glucuronate isomerase: MAFIDDEYLLETETAVELYEAIGDAPILDPHSHVDLQEVVANDGWSDIWEVQGATDHYVWELMRKRGVPEAKITGDASNKEKWLALAEIFPELVGNPTYEWVHLDLKRRFGIEKRISPETAEEIWMETKDLLDQPEYKPQALLEDMNVEVMCSTDDPTDDLALHERAAEELDGIAVKPTWRPDRAIKIADDGWRDFVDELEEARGIETTTLDGFLAAMEDSHDHFDDHGCVASDLGIKQPISKPVSEERAARIYKRAIAGANLDPDEVRDFEAFMLEQIGEWNREADWVTQLHIGAVRDYRQDLYEELGPDTGGDISTQDIELVDALEYFLNTFDRELDIVLYTVDPTHYPTTATIARAFPNVSLGAAWWFNDSPFGMEQQLKYVGTVDLLSNYAGMVSDSRKLVSYGSRFEMFRRSLANAVGDMVERGQVPKPEARDLVERMAYDRPKELFGF; this comes from the coding sequence ATGGCGTTCATCGACGACGAGTACCTCCTCGAGACGGAGACGGCCGTCGAACTGTACGAGGCGATCGGCGACGCACCGATCCTGGACCCGCACAGTCACGTGGACCTGCAGGAAGTCGTCGCAAACGACGGCTGGTCGGACATCTGGGAAGTCCAGGGGGCGACCGATCACTACGTCTGGGAACTCATGCGAAAGCGCGGGGTCCCCGAGGCGAAGATCACTGGTGACGCCTCGAACAAGGAGAAGTGGCTCGCCCTCGCGGAGATTTTCCCCGAATTGGTCGGCAATCCGACCTACGAGTGGGTCCACCTCGACCTCAAGCGCCGATTCGGGATTGAGAAACGGATTTCGCCCGAGACAGCCGAGGAGATCTGGATGGAGACGAAAGACCTCCTCGATCAGCCCGAGTACAAGCCCCAGGCACTCCTCGAGGACATGAACGTCGAGGTGATGTGCTCGACCGACGATCCGACGGATGACCTCGCTCTTCACGAACGTGCGGCCGAAGAACTCGACGGGATCGCGGTCAAGCCGACCTGGCGGCCCGACCGGGCGATCAAGATCGCCGACGACGGCTGGCGGGATTTCGTCGATGAACTCGAAGAAGCGCGCGGGATCGAGACGACTACGCTCGATGGGTTCCTCGCCGCAATGGAAGACAGCCACGACCACTTCGACGACCACGGTTGCGTCGCAAGTGATCTGGGAATCAAGCAGCCGATCTCGAAACCCGTCAGCGAGGAGCGCGCCGCGCGGATCTACAAGCGAGCAATCGCCGGCGCGAACCTCGATCCCGACGAAGTCCGGGACTTCGAGGCGTTCATGCTCGAGCAGATCGGCGAGTGGAACCGCGAAGCCGACTGGGTGACCCAGCTCCATATCGGGGCTGTCCGGGACTACCGTCAGGACCTCTACGAGGAGTTGGGTCCCGACACCGGCGGCGACATCTCCACACAGGACATCGAACTCGTCGATGCGCTGGAATACTTCCTCAATACCTTCGACAGAGAGCTCGATATCGTCCTCTACACCGTCGACCCGACGCACTACCCGACGACAGCGACGATCGCGCGGGCGTTCCCGAACGTCAGCCTCGGCGCAGCCTGGTGGTTCAACGACAGCCCGTTCGGGATGGAACAACAGCTGAAGTACGTCGGGACGGTCGATCTCCTCTCGAACTATGCGGGGATGGTCAGCGATTCTCGAAAGCTCGTCTCGTATGGCTCGCGCTTCGAGATGTTCCGCCGGAGTCTCGCCAACGCCGTCGGCGACATGGTCGAACGCGGGCAGGTTCCCAAGCCGGAGGCCCGCGACCTCGTCGAACGGATGGCGTACGACCGGCCGAAGGAACTGTTCGGATTCTGA
- a CDS encoding family 78 glycoside hydrolase catalytic domain yields MATPADATPTHLRVEYETSPTNVDPSRPPRFSWRIVTDRRGAVQRAYRLVVGRDPDAVADGEGTLWDSGKITSDSATNVVYDGPDLAADTTYHWSVKLWTDEGETDWAEAARFATALRPADWSGEWIAHQPGVGDTDGWRSQWHRPEEDAEEWVQIDLGETRSVEEITLQPADPISVVRTPDDVAVTIHWSSNPLAGFGFPETYRIELSEDPDFAESTVVAERRMPDQGESTTDGLPTDLATPPQTHDGLDAGGRYLRITATDLFEFVPSTRRDAADSRKTEQVHPWQCFALAGVTVRDGDGADLTESAAVDTASSVETATWGREHLLDGHTDSRLASTSPQLRREFELAKPVERARAHVAAVGYGEFSINGEKVGDRVLDPAWTEYEKRVLYSTYDVTEQLTEGDNAVGLWLGRGWFAKRGAYWVADGSPRARAVLSVEFTDGTTRRISTDGDWAARESPIVENDIYDGETYDARREADGWRQPGFDASGWDGAQIVDSPGGTLRPERIEPMEVVETFDVEAVHEHPDGPILDFGQNLTGWLEIEIEDPAAGDEITFQHAETLTEEGNLATVDLRGADATDTYVARGADSETYEPRFTYHGFRYAQIEGYPGNIDPDAVTAKVVHTAIDRRGEFACSNDDLNQVQHNAVWGLAGNAHSIPEDCPQRDERFGWTGDAQIAAQSLAFNFDAARFHEKWAHDHDDAASDLGYAPDVIPNKAPENPGDPTWTITRVVIPWYRYRHDGDERILEEQFEGMRAHVEYWLSVTEDDLVPPSYGKFGDWLAFENTDGRRGLPYDLFTTAFVYQITAVLAKIADVVDNDGDAARYREWADRLRTAFNEEFFEPAAGRYRPGTQASYAVALFLGLVPDEHVETVAAGLAEEVRSDGGKLKTGFLGTRPLIQTLAEHGYDDLAYEVVSQPERPGWVYMARNGATTMWERWNSDDSIGSGMNSLNHSPLTHVSEYFYEVLAGIHIGDRPVTDHVTIAPSLVEDLEWVEASYETRNGELAVDWERTGGGYDLSVWVPWNTSATIRLPDAAGRSVSESGVDLSVEATPTPEGVRSIDYEDDVVVLAVDAGQFDFSVR; encoded by the coding sequence ATGGCCACACCGGCGGACGCGACACCGACTCACCTCCGCGTCGAGTACGAGACATCGCCGACGAACGTCGACCCGTCGCGTCCGCCCCGTTTCTCCTGGCGTATCGTGACGGATCGTCGCGGCGCGGTCCAGCGGGCCTACCGCCTCGTCGTCGGTCGCGACCCCGACGCGGTCGCTGACGGCGAAGGGACGCTGTGGGATTCCGGAAAGATCACCTCGGACAGCGCGACGAACGTCGTCTACGACGGTCCCGACCTCGCGGCCGACACCACGTACCACTGGTCGGTGAAGCTCTGGACGGACGAAGGCGAGACCGACTGGGCCGAAGCGGCGAGGTTCGCGACGGCGCTCCGTCCCGCGGACTGGTCGGGCGAGTGGATCGCCCACCAGCCCGGCGTCGGCGACACCGACGGCTGGCGCAGCCAGTGGCACCGTCCCGAGGAGGACGCCGAGGAGTGGGTCCAGATCGACCTCGGTGAGACCCGCTCGGTCGAGGAGATCACGCTCCAGCCGGCCGATCCGATCTCGGTCGTGCGGACCCCCGACGATGTGGCGGTGACGATCCACTGGTCGTCGAACCCACTCGCTGGCTTTGGCTTCCCCGAGACCTACCGGATCGAACTGTCCGAGGACCCCGATTTCGCGGAGAGTACCGTCGTCGCCGAGCGGAGGATGCCGGACCAGGGCGAAAGCACGACCGATGGGCTCCCGACCGACCTCGCGACGCCGCCCCAGACCCACGACGGCCTCGACGCCGGGGGGCGGTACCTCCGCATCACGGCGACCGACCTCTTCGAGTTCGTCCCCTCGACGCGCCGGGACGCGGCCGACTCCCGCAAGACCGAGCAAGTCCACCCCTGGCAGTGCTTCGCCCTCGCCGGCGTCACCGTCCGGGACGGCGATGGGGCAGACCTGACCGAGAGTGCAGCGGTGGACACCGCCTCGTCGGTCGAGACGGCGACCTGGGGCCGCGAGCATCTCCTGGACGGCCACACCGACTCGCGACTGGCGTCGACGTCGCCGCAGCTCCGCCGGGAGTTCGAACTGGCGAAGCCGGTCGAACGGGCCCGTGCGCACGTCGCTGCGGTCGGGTACGGCGAGTTCTCGATCAACGGCGAGAAAGTCGGCGACCGCGTGCTCGACCCGGCCTGGACCGAGTACGAGAAGCGTGTCCTCTACTCGACGTACGACGTCACCGAGCAGCTGACCGAGGGCGACAACGCCGTCGGGCTGTGGCTCGGTCGCGGCTGGTTCGCCAAACGCGGGGCCTACTGGGTTGCCGACGGCTCCCCGCGAGCCAGGGCCGTCCTCTCCGTCGAGTTCACGGACGGGACGACCCGCCGGATATCTACCGACGGCGACTGGGCGGCCCGGGAGAGCCCGATCGTCGAAAACGACATCTACGACGGCGAGACCTACGATGCCCGCCGCGAAGCCGACGGCTGGCGACAGCCGGGCTTCGACGCGTCCGGGTGGGACGGGGCCCAAATCGTCGACTCCCCGGGAGGAACGCTCAGACCTGAGCGGATCGAACCCATGGAAGTTGTCGAGACGTTCGACGTCGAGGCGGTCCACGAACACCCGGACGGGCCGATCCTCGACTTCGGCCAGAACCTCACCGGGTGGCTCGAAATCGAAATCGAGGACCCGGCGGCTGGCGACGAGATCACGTTCCAGCACGCCGAAACGCTGACCGAGGAGGGCAACCTCGCGACGGTCGATCTCCGCGGTGCCGACGCGACTGATACGTATGTCGCGCGTGGAGCGGATAGCGAGACGTATGAACCCCGCTTCACCTACCACGGGTTCCGGTACGCCCAGATCGAAGGATACCCAGGCAATATTGATCCCGACGCCGTCACGGCGAAGGTCGTCCACACGGCGATCGATCGACGCGGGGAGTTCGCCTGCTCGAATGACGACCTGAACCAGGTCCAGCACAACGCCGTCTGGGGGCTGGCCGGTAACGCCCACTCGATCCCGGAGGACTGTCCACAGCGCGACGAACGCTTCGGTTGGACCGGTGACGCCCAGATCGCCGCCCAGTCGCTTGCGTTCAACTTCGACGCCGCACGCTTCCACGAGAAGTGGGCGCACGATCACGACGATGCGGCGAGCGACCTGGGGTACGCGCCGGACGTCATTCCGAATAAGGCCCCGGAGAACCCGGGCGACCCGACGTGGACGATTACCCGCGTCGTGATTCCCTGGTATCGCTACCGCCACGACGGCGACGAGCGCATTCTCGAAGAACAGTTCGAGGGCATGCGCGCACACGTCGAGTACTGGTTGTCGGTGACCGAGGACGATCTGGTTCCCCCATCCTACGGCAAGTTCGGCGACTGGCTGGCCTTCGAGAACACCGACGGTCGGCGTGGCCTCCCCTACGATCTGTTCACGACAGCGTTCGTCTACCAGATCACGGCTGTTCTCGCGAAGATCGCCGATGTGGTCGACAATGATGGCGACGCCGCCCGCTATCGCGAGTGGGCTGATCGGCTCCGGACGGCGTTCAACGAGGAGTTCTTCGAACCCGCGGCGGGCCGCTATCGGCCCGGGACGCAGGCCTCCTACGCCGTGGCGCTGTTCCTCGGGCTCGTCCCCGACGAACACGTCGAGACGGTCGCGGCTGGGCTGGCAGAGGAGGTCCGTTCCGACGGCGGGAAGCTCAAGACCGGGTTCCTGGGAACTCGCCCACTCATTCAGACGCTCGCCGAACACGGCTACGACGACCTGGCATACGAGGTTGTCAGCCAGCCCGAACGGCCGGGGTGGGTGTACATGGCGCGTAACGGCGCGACCACGATGTGGGAGCGCTGGAATTCGGACGACAGCATCGGCTCGGGCATGAACTCGCTGAACCACTCCCCGCTCACACACGTCTCGGAATACTTCTACGAGGTGCTGGCCGGGATCCATATCGGGGACCGGCCAGTGACTGACCACGTCACGATCGCGCCCTCGCTCGTCGAGGACCTGGAATGGGTCGAAGCCAGCTACGAGACACGCAACGGTGAACTGGCCGTCGACTGGGAGCGGACCGGCGGGGGCTACGATCTGTCGGTGTGGGTGCCCTGGAACACGTCGGCGACCATCAGGCTCCCCGACGCGGCCGGTAGGTCGGTGTCCGAATCGGGAGTCGATCTATCCGTCGAGGCGACTCCCACACCCGAGGGAGTCCGATCGATCGACTACGAGGATGACGTGGTTGTCCTGGCTGTCGACGCCGGCCAGTTCGATTTCTCGGTCCGGTAA
- a CDS encoding DUF5805 domain-containing protein, whose protein sequence is MPDEESTSRTAVKTYVPAYQKDAWQSHADELGMSQSEFVRTMVQAGRRHFSEDETVDATRTPQPKPTDVSQTGEGGLADRVREQLSSAGALTWDELVAALTDDIEARLEDTLDELQEKNAIKYSGREGGYTLVEP, encoded by the coding sequence ATGCCGGATGAAGAGTCGACGTCCCGAACAGCTGTCAAGACGTACGTCCCGGCCTACCAAAAAGATGCCTGGCAGTCCCATGCCGACGAACTTGGGATGAGCCAAAGCGAGTTCGTCAGGACGATGGTCCAGGCCGGACGGCGGCATTTTTCAGAGGACGAGACAGTTGACGCTACTCGGACACCTCAGCCGAAACCCACTGACGTTAGCCAGACAGGCGAAGGTGGCCTGGCCGATCGCGTCCGCGAGCAGCTGTCAAGCGCGGGCGCACTAACATGGGACGAGCTGGTCGCCGCCTTGACAGACGACATCGAGGCACGGCTCGAAGATACACTGGACGAACTCCAGGAGAAAAACGCCATCAAGTATAGTGGCCGTGAGGGCGGCTACACCCTGGTCGAACCATGA